A genome region from Etheostoma cragini isolate CJK2018 chromosome 4, CSU_Ecrag_1.0, whole genome shotgun sequence includes the following:
- the bap1 gene encoding ubiquitin carboxyl-terminal hydrolase BAP1 isoform X1, with amino-acid sequence MNKGWLELESDPGLFTLLVEDFGIKGVQVEEIYDLQSKCQSPVYGFIFLFKWIEERRSRRKVNTLVDETSVIDEEIVNDMFFAHQLIPNSCATHALLSVLLNCSGVELGTTLSRMKAFTKGFSPESKGYAIGNAPELARAHNSHARPEPRHLPEKQNGISAVRTMEAFHFVSYVPIKDRLFELDGLKAYPIDHGPWGEEEEWTDKARRVIMERIGLATAGEPYHDIRFNLMAVVPDRRMKYESKLEILKRNRQTVLEGLQKMIRLSQPEHVHDKKQQESSSPDDSTTSIKKEADVEPVTTQGADSGDSVDESKDAPSPSGNSKVMGKRPVPTGGGPPEVTSPNHIVQRLPAFLDNHNYAKSPMQEEEDLAAGVSRSRAAGPPKPPYSDDEDDYEDDEEEVTASASTSNRFRRKASLRSRPGRVGAGMESQIALTVLAEKLKKEAQRKDALNTPLSVRTEGRTGGICITSASQPSPTPSNESTDTASEIGSAFNSPLRSPARSQAATRPSSPVASHLSRVLFGEDEMLRLDSRHNRAVRELGPSVSAALLHLQEDGVIYALAPSDLAADSTKRPCTPEKMKEKRKADPPAVEKERVKEGKEAPSVEVKEEEGKDGGEGSKEKPGVLETAADNKPPGDKYSPKELLALLKCVEADIANYEVYLKEEVEKRKKYKIDDQRRTHNYDEFICTFISMLAQEGMLASLVEQNISVRRRQGVSIGRLHKQRKPDRRKRSRPYKAKRQ; translated from the exons atgaataaaggATGGCTGGAACTCGAGAGTGATCCAG GACTCTTCACTTTGCTGGTTGAAGATTTTG GTATCAAAGGTGTACAAGTAGAGGAAATTTATGATCTTCAAAGCAAGTGTCAAAG tcctGTCTATGGCTTCATCTTCCTGTTCAAGTGGATTGAAGAACGTCGATCCAGGAGGAAAGTTAACACTTTGGTGGATGAGACCTCTGTCATTGACGAGGAAATTGTAAATGATATGTTCTTTGCTCATCAG CTGATACCAAATTCATGTGCCACCCACGCTCTGTTGAGTGTTCTTCTGAACTGTAGTGGCGTTGAGCTTGGCACCACCCTTAGTCGCATGAAGGCTTTCACCAAGGGCTTTAGTCCAGAG agTAAAGGTTACGCAATAGGAAATGCCCCAGAGCTTGCCAGAGCACATAATAGCCATGCCAG ACCGGAGCCAAGGCACCTCCCGGAGAAACAGAATGGGATCAGCGCGGTGCGGACCATGGAGGCCTTCCACTTTGTAAGCTATGTGCCCATCAAAGACCGCCTGTTTGAGCTTGATGGACTCAAGGCTTACCCCATTGACCACG GGCCctggggagaggaagaggaatggACCGATAAAGCTCGCCGGGTTATCATGGAGAGGATTGGACTGGCCACTGCTGG TGAACCGTACCATGACATTCGCTTCAACCTGATGGCAGTGGTGCCTGACCGCAGGATGAAATATGAGTCCAAACTCGAAATTCTAAAGAGGAATCGACAGACTGTTCTGGAGGGTCTACAGAAG ATGATCCGGCTCAGTCAGCCCGAGCATGTCCACGACAAGAAGCAGCAGGAGTCTTCCTCCCCTGATGATAGCACAACTTCGATAAAGAAAGAGGCAGATGTGGAGCCAGTTACAACCCAGGGTGCAGATTCTGGT GATTCAGTGGATGAGTCTAAGGATGCCCCTAGCCCCTCAGGAAACTCTAAGGTCATGGGCAAACGCCCAGTCCCCACGGGAGGAGGACCACCGGAAGTCACCAGTCCCAACCACATTGTTCAAAGGCTGCCTGCTTTCCTGGACAACCACAACTATGCCAAGTCTCCAATGCAG GAAGAAGAGGATCTTGCTGCTGGAGTCAGTCGCTCTCGAGCAGCAGGGCCTCCCAAACCCCCATACTCCGACGATGAAGACGACtatgaggatgatgaggaggaagTAACTGCTTCCGCAAGCACATCCAACAG GTTCAGACGGAAGGCAAGTCTGCGATCACGACCAGGACGTGTTGGGGCTGGAATGGAGAGCCAGATTGCCCTCACTGTATTGGCTGAGAAACTGAAGAAGGAGGCCCAAAGGAAAGATGCCCTAAACACACCCCTTTCTGTACGCACAGAAGGGCGCACAGGAGGCATTTGCATTACATCTGCTTCACAGCCTTCCCCCACACCCAGCAATGAAAGCACTGACACAGCCTCTGAGATTGGCAGTGCCTTCAACTCCCCGCTGCGCTCACCCGCACGCTCCCAGGCTGCCACACGCCCATCCAGTCCAGTTGCATCCCATCTGTCTCGGGTGCTGTTCGGAGAAGATGAAATGCTGAGGCTAGACTCCAGACATAACCGCGCTGTAAGAGAACTGGGTCCCTCTGTCAGCGCAGCCTTGTTACACCTGCAGGAGGATGGCGTCATCTATGCTCTCGCTCCATCTG ATTTGGCTGCTGATAGCACAAAGCGGCCTTGTACTCCAgagaagatgaaagaaaaaaggaaagcagaCCCCCCAGCAGTAGAGAAGGAACGAGTGAAAGAGGGAAAGGAGGCACCGTCTGTGGAGGTGAAAGAAGAGGAGGgtaaagatggaggagaggggagCAAGGAAAAGCCTGGAGTTCTGGAAACTGCTGCAGACAACAAGCCCCCTGGGGATAAGTACTCTCCAAAA GAGCTGCTCGCACTGCTCAAGTGTGTGGAGGCCGACATTGCCAATTATGAGGTGTACCTAAAGGAGGAagtagaaaagagaaagaaatacaaa ATTGATGATCAGAGGAGGACCCATAATTACGACGAGTTCATCTGCACCTTTATATCAATGCTGGCCCAAGAAG GCATGTTGGCCAGCCTTGTGGAGCAAAACATTTCCGTGCGTCGTCGGCAGGGAGTGAGTATTGGTCGCTTGCACAAACAGAGGAAGCCTGATCGCAGGAAACGCTCTCGGCCATACAAAGCCAAACGCCAGTAA
- the bap1 gene encoding ubiquitin carboxyl-terminal hydrolase BAP1 isoform X3: MNKGWLELESDPGLFTLLVEDFGIKGVQVEEIYDLQSKCQSPVYGFIFLFKWIEERRSRRKVNTLVDETSVIDEEIVNDMFFAHQLIPNSCATHALLSVLLNCSGVELGTTLSRMKAFTKGFSPESKGYAIGNAPELARAHNSHARPEPRHLPEKQNGISAVRTMEAFHFVSYVPIKDRLFELDGLKAYPIDHGPWGEEEEWTDKARRVIMERIGLATAGEPYHDIRFNLMAVVPDRRMKYESKLEILKRNRQTVLEGLQKMIRLSQPEHVHDKKQQESSSPDDSTTSIKKEADVEPVTTQGADSVDESKDAPSPSGNSKVMGKRPVPTGGGPPEVTSPNHIVQRLPAFLDNHNYAKSPMQEEEDLAAGVSRSRAAGPPKPPYSDDEDDYEDDEEEVTASASTSNRFRRKASLRSRPGRVGAGMESQIALTVLAEKLKKEAQRKDALNTPLSVRTEGRTGGICITSASQPSPTPSNESTDTASEIGSAFNSPLRSPARSQAATRPSSPVASHLSRVLFGEDEMLRLDSRHNRAVRELGPSVSAALLHLQEDGVIYALAPSDLAADSTKRPCTPEKMKEKRKADPPAVEKERVKEGKEAPSVEVKEEEGKDGGEGSKEKPGVLETAADNKPPGDKYSPKELLALLKCVEADIANYEVYLKEEVEKRKKYKIDDQRRTHNYDEFICTFISMLAQEGMLASLVEQNISVRRRQGVSIGRLHKQRKPDRRKRSRPYKAKRQ, translated from the exons atgaataaaggATGGCTGGAACTCGAGAGTGATCCAG GACTCTTCACTTTGCTGGTTGAAGATTTTG GTATCAAAGGTGTACAAGTAGAGGAAATTTATGATCTTCAAAGCAAGTGTCAAAG tcctGTCTATGGCTTCATCTTCCTGTTCAAGTGGATTGAAGAACGTCGATCCAGGAGGAAAGTTAACACTTTGGTGGATGAGACCTCTGTCATTGACGAGGAAATTGTAAATGATATGTTCTTTGCTCATCAG CTGATACCAAATTCATGTGCCACCCACGCTCTGTTGAGTGTTCTTCTGAACTGTAGTGGCGTTGAGCTTGGCACCACCCTTAGTCGCATGAAGGCTTTCACCAAGGGCTTTAGTCCAGAG agTAAAGGTTACGCAATAGGAAATGCCCCAGAGCTTGCCAGAGCACATAATAGCCATGCCAG ACCGGAGCCAAGGCACCTCCCGGAGAAACAGAATGGGATCAGCGCGGTGCGGACCATGGAGGCCTTCCACTTTGTAAGCTATGTGCCCATCAAAGACCGCCTGTTTGAGCTTGATGGACTCAAGGCTTACCCCATTGACCACG GGCCctggggagaggaagaggaatggACCGATAAAGCTCGCCGGGTTATCATGGAGAGGATTGGACTGGCCACTGCTGG TGAACCGTACCATGACATTCGCTTCAACCTGATGGCAGTGGTGCCTGACCGCAGGATGAAATATGAGTCCAAACTCGAAATTCTAAAGAGGAATCGACAGACTGTTCTGGAGGGTCTACAGAAG ATGATCCGGCTCAGTCAGCCCGAGCATGTCCACGACAAGAAGCAGCAGGAGTCTTCCTCCCCTGATGATAGCACAACTTCGATAAAGAAAGAGGCAGATGTGGAGCCAGTTACAACCCAGGGTGCAGATTCTG TGGATGAGTCTAAGGATGCCCCTAGCCCCTCAGGAAACTCTAAGGTCATGGGCAAACGCCCAGTCCCCACGGGAGGAGGACCACCGGAAGTCACCAGTCCCAACCACATTGTTCAAAGGCTGCCTGCTTTCCTGGACAACCACAACTATGCCAAGTCTCCAATGCAG GAAGAAGAGGATCTTGCTGCTGGAGTCAGTCGCTCTCGAGCAGCAGGGCCTCCCAAACCCCCATACTCCGACGATGAAGACGACtatgaggatgatgaggaggaagTAACTGCTTCCGCAAGCACATCCAACAG GTTCAGACGGAAGGCAAGTCTGCGATCACGACCAGGACGTGTTGGGGCTGGAATGGAGAGCCAGATTGCCCTCACTGTATTGGCTGAGAAACTGAAGAAGGAGGCCCAAAGGAAAGATGCCCTAAACACACCCCTTTCTGTACGCACAGAAGGGCGCACAGGAGGCATTTGCATTACATCTGCTTCACAGCCTTCCCCCACACCCAGCAATGAAAGCACTGACACAGCCTCTGAGATTGGCAGTGCCTTCAACTCCCCGCTGCGCTCACCCGCACGCTCCCAGGCTGCCACACGCCCATCCAGTCCAGTTGCATCCCATCTGTCTCGGGTGCTGTTCGGAGAAGATGAAATGCTGAGGCTAGACTCCAGACATAACCGCGCTGTAAGAGAACTGGGTCCCTCTGTCAGCGCAGCCTTGTTACACCTGCAGGAGGATGGCGTCATCTATGCTCTCGCTCCATCTG ATTTGGCTGCTGATAGCACAAAGCGGCCTTGTACTCCAgagaagatgaaagaaaaaaggaaagcagaCCCCCCAGCAGTAGAGAAGGAACGAGTGAAAGAGGGAAAGGAGGCACCGTCTGTGGAGGTGAAAGAAGAGGAGGgtaaagatggaggagaggggagCAAGGAAAAGCCTGGAGTTCTGGAAACTGCTGCAGACAACAAGCCCCCTGGGGATAAGTACTCTCCAAAA GAGCTGCTCGCACTGCTCAAGTGTGTGGAGGCCGACATTGCCAATTATGAGGTGTACCTAAAGGAGGAagtagaaaagagaaagaaatacaaa ATTGATGATCAGAGGAGGACCCATAATTACGACGAGTTCATCTGCACCTTTATATCAATGCTGGCCCAAGAAG GCATGTTGGCCAGCCTTGTGGAGCAAAACATTTCCGTGCGTCGTCGGCAGGGAGTGAGTATTGGTCGCTTGCACAAACAGAGGAAGCCTGATCGCAGGAAACGCTCTCGGCCATACAAAGCCAAACGCCAGTAA
- the bap1 gene encoding ubiquitin carboxyl-terminal hydrolase BAP1 isoform X2, producing MNKGWLELESDPGLFTLLVEDFGIKGVQVEEIYDLQSKCQSPVYGFIFLFKWIEERRSRRKVNTLVDETSVIDEEIVNDMFFAHQLIPNSCATHALLSVLLNCSGVELGTTLSRMKAFTKGFSPESKGYAIGNAPELARAHNSHARPEPRHLPEKQNGISAVRTMEAFHFVSYVPIKDRLFELDGLKAYPIDHGPWGEEEEWTDKARRVIMERIGLATAGEPYHDIRFNLMAVVPDRRMKYESKLEILKRNRQTVLEGLQKMIRLSQPEHVHDKKQQESSSPDDSTTSIKKEADVEPVTTQGADDSVDESKDAPSPSGNSKVMGKRPVPTGGGPPEVTSPNHIVQRLPAFLDNHNYAKSPMQEEEDLAAGVSRSRAAGPPKPPYSDDEDDYEDDEEEVTASASTSNRFRRKASLRSRPGRVGAGMESQIALTVLAEKLKKEAQRKDALNTPLSVRTEGRTGGICITSASQPSPTPSNESTDTASEIGSAFNSPLRSPARSQAATRPSSPVASHLSRVLFGEDEMLRLDSRHNRAVRELGPSVSAALLHLQEDGVIYALAPSDLAADSTKRPCTPEKMKEKRKADPPAVEKERVKEGKEAPSVEVKEEEGKDGGEGSKEKPGVLETAADNKPPGDKYSPKELLALLKCVEADIANYEVYLKEEVEKRKKYKIDDQRRTHNYDEFICTFISMLAQEGMLASLVEQNISVRRRQGVSIGRLHKQRKPDRRKRSRPYKAKRQ from the exons atgaataaaggATGGCTGGAACTCGAGAGTGATCCAG GACTCTTCACTTTGCTGGTTGAAGATTTTG GTATCAAAGGTGTACAAGTAGAGGAAATTTATGATCTTCAAAGCAAGTGTCAAAG tcctGTCTATGGCTTCATCTTCCTGTTCAAGTGGATTGAAGAACGTCGATCCAGGAGGAAAGTTAACACTTTGGTGGATGAGACCTCTGTCATTGACGAGGAAATTGTAAATGATATGTTCTTTGCTCATCAG CTGATACCAAATTCATGTGCCACCCACGCTCTGTTGAGTGTTCTTCTGAACTGTAGTGGCGTTGAGCTTGGCACCACCCTTAGTCGCATGAAGGCTTTCACCAAGGGCTTTAGTCCAGAG agTAAAGGTTACGCAATAGGAAATGCCCCAGAGCTTGCCAGAGCACATAATAGCCATGCCAG ACCGGAGCCAAGGCACCTCCCGGAGAAACAGAATGGGATCAGCGCGGTGCGGACCATGGAGGCCTTCCACTTTGTAAGCTATGTGCCCATCAAAGACCGCCTGTTTGAGCTTGATGGACTCAAGGCTTACCCCATTGACCACG GGCCctggggagaggaagaggaatggACCGATAAAGCTCGCCGGGTTATCATGGAGAGGATTGGACTGGCCACTGCTGG TGAACCGTACCATGACATTCGCTTCAACCTGATGGCAGTGGTGCCTGACCGCAGGATGAAATATGAGTCCAAACTCGAAATTCTAAAGAGGAATCGACAGACTGTTCTGGAGGGTCTACAGAAG ATGATCCGGCTCAGTCAGCCCGAGCATGTCCACGACAAGAAGCAGCAGGAGTCTTCCTCCCCTGATGATAGCACAACTTCGATAAAGAAAGAGGCAGATGTGGAGCCAGTTACAACCCAGGGTGCAGAT GATTCAGTGGATGAGTCTAAGGATGCCCCTAGCCCCTCAGGAAACTCTAAGGTCATGGGCAAACGCCCAGTCCCCACGGGAGGAGGACCACCGGAAGTCACCAGTCCCAACCACATTGTTCAAAGGCTGCCTGCTTTCCTGGACAACCACAACTATGCCAAGTCTCCAATGCAG GAAGAAGAGGATCTTGCTGCTGGAGTCAGTCGCTCTCGAGCAGCAGGGCCTCCCAAACCCCCATACTCCGACGATGAAGACGACtatgaggatgatgaggaggaagTAACTGCTTCCGCAAGCACATCCAACAG GTTCAGACGGAAGGCAAGTCTGCGATCACGACCAGGACGTGTTGGGGCTGGAATGGAGAGCCAGATTGCCCTCACTGTATTGGCTGAGAAACTGAAGAAGGAGGCCCAAAGGAAAGATGCCCTAAACACACCCCTTTCTGTACGCACAGAAGGGCGCACAGGAGGCATTTGCATTACATCTGCTTCACAGCCTTCCCCCACACCCAGCAATGAAAGCACTGACACAGCCTCTGAGATTGGCAGTGCCTTCAACTCCCCGCTGCGCTCACCCGCACGCTCCCAGGCTGCCACACGCCCATCCAGTCCAGTTGCATCCCATCTGTCTCGGGTGCTGTTCGGAGAAGATGAAATGCTGAGGCTAGACTCCAGACATAACCGCGCTGTAAGAGAACTGGGTCCCTCTGTCAGCGCAGCCTTGTTACACCTGCAGGAGGATGGCGTCATCTATGCTCTCGCTCCATCTG ATTTGGCTGCTGATAGCACAAAGCGGCCTTGTACTCCAgagaagatgaaagaaaaaaggaaagcagaCCCCCCAGCAGTAGAGAAGGAACGAGTGAAAGAGGGAAAGGAGGCACCGTCTGTGGAGGTGAAAGAAGAGGAGGgtaaagatggaggagaggggagCAAGGAAAAGCCTGGAGTTCTGGAAACTGCTGCAGACAACAAGCCCCCTGGGGATAAGTACTCTCCAAAA GAGCTGCTCGCACTGCTCAAGTGTGTGGAGGCCGACATTGCCAATTATGAGGTGTACCTAAAGGAGGAagtagaaaagagaaagaaatacaaa ATTGATGATCAGAGGAGGACCCATAATTACGACGAGTTCATCTGCACCTTTATATCAATGCTGGCCCAAGAAG GCATGTTGGCCAGCCTTGTGGAGCAAAACATTTCCGTGCGTCGTCGGCAGGGAGTGAGTATTGGTCGCTTGCACAAACAGAGGAAGCCTGATCGCAGGAAACGCTCTCGGCCATACAAAGCCAAACGCCAGTAA